The genomic interval CGTGGAAGAAGGTCAACATGCCCCGGCTGCTGGCCTGGGTCGTGGGCTGGGGCGCGGCGACGCTGGCGGTGGGCACGTGGGTGCTGGGTCAGCCGCTGACCTGGCTCCTGTTCGGCCTGGGCCTCGCGCTGCTGTTCGTGCTCATCAACGGCATCTCCTACGGCATCACCGACCAGAACCCCATCTCCAGCGCGTTCGTCATCTCCATCATGCTCATGTCGCTGATGGGGCTGAAGAACCCGCTCGTCGCGCTGATGGCCGCCACCATCCTGCTCATCTCCACGTCCGTGGGCTGCGACATGCAGCAGGACCGCTCCACCGGCTGGCGCCTGGGCACCAACCGCGTCATCCAGTTCCGCTACCAGGTGATGGGCGTCATCATGGGCGCGCTCCTGTGCGTGGGCCTGGCGCGAGTCTTCATGGCGGCCTACCCCGCGCTCGCCGTCAACCAGCTCGACAACCCCAACGTCCCCGTGGGCCAGTGGGGCTCCGCCATGACGTACAAGCTGGTGGGTGCCATCCGAGACCTGGGCTCGCTGTCCAGCGCGAAAGTGCACGCGCTGCTCTTCGGCCTGGGCATCGGCTTCGTCATCCAGGTGCTGCGCAAGGTGGTCCACGGCCATGCCGGTTACCAGCGATACATCAAGAGCTCGCGCGCGGGCTTCGCGCTGGGGTGGACCATGGACTCCATCGTCCTGGCCAGCCCCTATGCGCTGTCCTTCGGCGGCTTCGTCGCCTTCCCCGTCGCGCTGTGGTTCGGCGCGGGCGGTGTCATCGCCTCCGTGTGGAACACCGTCACGAAGACGCTGGCCCCGCCTGCCGCCAGCAACCCTGGGCAGGGAGAGGCGCTCCCCGAGGACATGAGCACCATGTCCCTGGTGGGCGGCGGCCTCATCGCCGGTGAGTCCCTCTTCTTCCTCATCGTCGGATTGGTTGGCCTGGCGTCATTGCTGGCCTGACGCGTGACGCGGCGCCCCAGGGGTTGACCTGTTCGGAGGGGATTCAAGGTCAACCCTTGGCGCCACCCGCCAGAGCTGTGAAACCATACGCACACGGCGTCCGACAGGGGATGCCAGCAACAACCACTCACTCAGGGGTTGCCATGAAGCGTGTGCTCGCGGTGATGGCGGTGTTTGTCAGTGTCACGTGGATGGGATGCGGTGAGCCGCTTCCCGAAGAAGCGTCGCAGGAGCTGATGTCCCTGGAGGAGGTCTCCCAGGCGCCCCAGGAGCTCGCGGTCTGCCCAAGCGGTTACATATCCTGCCGGATCCTGGCCGGCACCGCATGCACCAGCAAGGAGGTCTGCTGTGACGGCAACGTCCAGCGGGTGTGCTACTGCTTCAACCAACGTTTCGTGTGCTGACGCCCTCGCCCAGCCAAGGTGTCCGGCGGGTCCGGTTGACAATTTCCAGGCCCGCCTGCATTTTGATTGTCGTGAGCTCCGTCATCATCACTACGACCACCCGCACCACGACTCGCTACGGCGGGTGTGGAGCGGTGCGCGTCGTGAAGTGAGCTGACGACCGCACGGCTTTTCGCCCCGCCTTCTCCGGCCGGGGCAACCGTGCGCTCGCTCAGTGCTCCGTCCGGCAAGGCATTCCACGCTTTTCCGAACACGGAGACGCAGCACATGCTCGACGAACAAGACCACCGCGCACTGGGCCAACGCCTGGACCTCTTCCACTTGCAGGAGGAGGCCCCGGGGATGGTGTTCTGGCACCCCCGCGGCTTCCAACTCTACCGGCTGCTGGAGGAGCACGTCCGGCAGCGCATGCGGCGCGAGGGCTACCTCGAGGTCCGCTCGCCCCAGATCTTCTCCCAGCCGCTGTGGGAGCGCAGCGGCCACTGGGAGAACTTCCGCGAGAACATGTTCCTCATCGAGGACGGCGCTCGCCACCTGGGCATCAAACCCGTCAATTGCCCCGGCCACATCGAACTGGTGCAGCGCATGGCCCCCAGCTACCGGGACCTGCCGCTGCGGATTGGAGAGTTCGGGCTGGTGCATCGCAGCGAGCCGGGCGGCGCGCTCCACGGCCTGTTCCGCCTGCGCCAGTTCACGCAAGACGACGGGCACATCTTCTGTGCCCCCGAGCAGGTGGTGGACGAGGTCGTCCACTTCGTCCGCTCGCTCAAGGAGTTCTACGCGGGCTTCGGCTTCGACGAGGTCCAGGTCGCCTTCTCCGGCAGGCCCGAGGCGCGCGCGGGCAGCGATGCCGTGTGGGACCAGGCCGAGGAGTGGCTCGCGGCCGCGGCGAAGCAGGCCGGGTTGGACTGCAAGCTCCAGCCGGGCCAGGGCGCCTTCTACGGGCCCAAGCTGGAGTTCGTCCTGAAGGACAGGCTGGGGCGCGAGTGGCAGTGCGGGACGATTCAGCTCGACCTCGTCCTGCCCGAGCGCTTCGACCTGCGCTACCAGGACGCTTCGGGCTCGAAGGTCCGCCCGGTGATGCTTCACCGCGCGCTCCTCGGCAGCCTGGAGCGCTTCATCGGCGTGCTGCTGGAGCACCACGGGGGCTCGCTCCCCGCGTGGCTCGCTCCGGAGCAGGTGGTGGTGGCGCCCGTGGGGCAGGCGGCGGTGGAGTACGCGGAGCGCTTCGCCTCCGTGCTCCGGCGCGCGGGCTGCCGCGTCCGCGTGGATGCCCGGGACGAGTCGCTGTCCCGCAAGGTGCTGGACTCGCATCAGGCGGGAGTCCCCTGGCTCGCGGTGGTGGGCGCGCGTGAAGTCGCGGCGGGCGCGGTCCGCCTGCGTCAGCGCCAGGGCGCACAGAAGGACGCGTCGTGGGACGAAGCCGTCGCGGAGCTGCGGGCCGCGTGCGGACTCGACTCCGACGCCTGAGGATGTCACTCCGGGGGGCGGACGAAGCTCACCTCGTCCGCCCCCCACCCAAGCCGGCCGCGCTACGCGTGGCGCAGGTGCTCCAGCACGGAGCCCGCACGCAGGATTTCGGCGGGGACGGTGGCCAGGTCATCCAGGCTCAAGATGCCCAGCAGGTTGCGCCCCTCGTCCACGATGAGCAGCCGCCGCACCATCTTGTCCTCCATGAGCTGCTCGGCGGCGCCCAGCGTCGCGTCGGGATGACAGGTGATGACCGCGGTCGTCATGACTTCGCGCACGCGTGTGTATTCCGGGTGTTGCCCCAGGGCCGTCGAGCGGACGGTGATGTCCCGGTCCGTCAGCATGCCCACGAGCTGCCCACCCTCGGTGACGGGAAGCGCGCCGATGTTGCACGTGCGCATCCTGAGGGCGGCGACTCGAAGCGACTCATCGGCTTCAATGGTCTCCACGTTCTTGGTCATCAGCTCGAAAATCCGCATGGCGCCTCCGCTGATGGGATGGGGTTCGGCTGTGTCCGTAAGCGTGGCCCCCGTCCGGCGTCCGTGCCCGTCCCGCCCCTGGGCCCGGAGGTAGGGCCAGCGGCCGGACAGCCCCCGTCATTCCTGGTTGGCCACCAGGCGCGACGATTGGGCAGGATGCGCATCTGAGACAGACACCCGGGCTCGGCCCGGGGCCAAGGAGCGTGACGGCATGGTGGACAAGCTCACCCTCAGCGATGCGCAGTGGCGCGAACGGCTGACGCCCGAGGAGTACAACGTCCTGCGCAAGCACGGCACCGAGCGCCCCGGCTCGGGCTGCTTCCTGGGGACCAAGACACCGGGCACCTATGTGTGCGCCGGGTGTGGCAACCCGCTGTTCAAATCGGGGACCAAGTTCGAGTCGGGCACGGGCTGGCCGTCCTTCACCCAGACGGTGGGCCCGGATGCGGTCGCGGAGATCGACGACCACTCGC from Myxococcus stipitatus carries:
- a CDS encoding OPT/YSL family transporter, with amino-acid sequence MSASPEHVQPRFGWLPPVGTWKYHVLLSAVALLILGPLGGIAASYMNFSVGFFIGGQVLAGILGSAVTYGYGSEGKHGANYMQTMAASVASLCAMSVLIQAMVWLGMEMPPAWHLMLFVGCVGMFAVGVGMLYTPLLVDKLQLDYPSGFAVANILRALTDKRLLKASISKLGGGALLGAAAAWLTEKVAFIAAIGTSAATLGAGMIVGSRITIPAVVMAVLGAWQLPYLREIGWLGAEDPFRKVGFLIGLAMICGAAAVDLSLLAVQALARIRARANVEEGEEPAWKKVNMPRLLAWVVGWGAATLAVGTWVLGQPLTWLLFGLGLALLFVLINGISYGITDQNPISSAFVISIMLMSLMGLKNPLVALMAATILLISTSVGCDMQQDRSTGWRLGTNRVIQFRYQVMGVIMGALLCVGLARVFMAAYPALAVNQLDNPNVPVGQWGSAMTYKLVGAIRDLGSLSSAKVHALLFGLGIGFVIQVLRKVVHGHAGYQRYIKSSRAGFALGWTMDSIVLASPYALSFGGFVAFPVALWFGAGGVIASVWNTVTKTLAPPAASNPGQGEALPEDMSTMSLVGGGLIAGESLFFLIVGLVGLASLLA
- the thrS gene encoding threonine--tRNA ligase, with protein sequence MRSLSAPSGKAFHAFPNTETQHMLDEQDHRALGQRLDLFHLQEEAPGMVFWHPRGFQLYRLLEEHVRQRMRREGYLEVRSPQIFSQPLWERSGHWENFRENMFLIEDGARHLGIKPVNCPGHIELVQRMAPSYRDLPLRIGEFGLVHRSEPGGALHGLFRLRQFTQDDGHIFCAPEQVVDEVVHFVRSLKEFYAGFGFDEVQVAFSGRPEARAGSDAVWDQAEEWLAAAAKQAGLDCKLQPGQGAFYGPKLEFVLKDRLGREWQCGTIQLDLVLPERFDLRYQDASGSKVRPVMLHRALLGSLERFIGVLLEHHGGSLPAWLAPEQVVVAPVGQAAVEYAERFASVLRRAGCRVRVDARDESLSRKVLDSHQAGVPWLAVVGAREVAAGAVRLRQRQGAQKDASWDEAVAELRAACGLDSDA
- a CDS encoding CBS domain-containing protein; protein product: MRIFELMTKNVETIEADESLRVAALRMRTCNIGALPVTEGGQLVGMLTDRDITVRSTALGQHPEYTRVREVMTTAVITCHPDATLGAAEQLMEDKMVRRLLIVDEGRNLLGILSLDDLATVPAEILRAGSVLEHLRHA
- the msrB gene encoding peptide-methionine (R)-S-oxide reductase MsrB is translated as MVDKLTLSDAQWRERLTPEEYNVLRKHGTERPGSGCFLGTKTPGTYVCAGCGNPLFKSGTKFESGTGWPSFTQTVGPDAVAEIDDHSHGMTRTEVRCARCDGHLGHVFPDGPPPTGQRYCMNSVAMKHVPEGQALELVRA